The following are from one region of the Vitis riparia cultivar Riparia Gloire de Montpellier isolate 1030 chromosome 9, EGFV_Vit.rip_1.0, whole genome shotgun sequence genome:
- the LOC117922116 gene encoding formamidopyrimidine-DNA glycosylase-like isoform X1, producing MPELPKVEAARRVVEEHCVGKKITKAVIANDSKVIDGVSPSDFEASLLGKTIVSAHRKGKNMWLQLDSPPFPSFQFGMAGAVYIKGVAVTKYKRSAVKDTDEWPSKYSKLFIEEHV from the exons atgCCTGAACTTCCAAAGGTAGAAGCCGCGAGAAGAGTCGTCGAAGAGCACTGTGTGGGCAAGAAGATCACGAAAGCTGTGATCGCTAATGACTCAAAGGTCATCGATGGAGTCTCTCCTTCAGATTTTGAAGCCTCTCTTCTCGGTAAAACCATTGTCTCTGCCCACAGAAAGGGCAAAAACATGTGGCTCCAGCTCGATTCCCCTCCTTTTCCTTCCTTCCAGTTCG GAATGGCGGGTGCTGTATATATAAAGGGTGTTGCAGTTACAAAATATAAGAG GTCTGCTGTCAAGGATACTGATGAGTGGCCATCCAAATATTCCAAGTTATTTATTGAA GAACATGtgtga
- the LOC117922116 gene encoding formamidopyrimidine-DNA glycosylase-like isoform X2 yields MPELPKVEAARRVVEEHCVGKKITKAVIANDSKVIDGVSPSDFEASLLGKTIVSAHRKGKNMWLQLDSPPFPSFQFGMAGAVYIKGVAVTKYKRSAVKDTDEWPSKYSKLFIETWI; encoded by the exons atgCCTGAACTTCCAAAGGTAGAAGCCGCGAGAAGAGTCGTCGAAGAGCACTGTGTGGGCAAGAAGATCACGAAAGCTGTGATCGCTAATGACTCAAAGGTCATCGATGGAGTCTCTCCTTCAGATTTTGAAGCCTCTCTTCTCGGTAAAACCATTGTCTCTGCCCACAGAAAGGGCAAAAACATGTGGCTCCAGCTCGATTCCCCTCCTTTTCCTTCCTTCCAGTTCG GAATGGCGGGTGCTGTATATATAAAGGGTGTTGCAGTTACAAAATATAAGAG GTCTGCTGTCAAGGATACTGATGAGTGGCCATCCAAATATTCCAAGTTATTTATTGAA ACTTGGATATAG